In the genome of Raphanus sativus cultivar WK10039 unplaced genomic scaffold, ASM80110v3 Scaffold1532, whole genome shotgun sequence, one region contains:
- the LOC130504376 gene encoding probable polyamine transporter At3g19553: MGEEIIANDENIAETKPSSKLTLLPLVFLIFYEVSGGPFGVEDSVKSGGGPLLAVLGFLIFPLIWSIPEALVTAELCLPPSLLLILVMVLATAKTFLISGVIIVLGFCLHPFLALVKEKRWARFIPEETRPVLEVPSESQVDEEHGDDGSCIVCSTVRCL; the protein is encoded by the coding sequence ATGGGTGAAGAGATAATCGCAAACGATGAAAACATCGCAGAGACGAAACCAAGTTCAAAGCTAACACTCTTGCCTCTCGTATTCCTCATCTTCTACGAAGTCTCCGGTGGCCCTTTTGGTGTGGAGGACTCTGTCAAATCAGGCGGCGGTCCTCTCCTAGCCGTTCTCGGCTTCCTCATCTTCCCTCTCATCTGGAGCATACCCGAAGCTCTAGTCACAGCAGAGCTCTGCCTGCCTCCTTCTTTGCTTCTTATCCTTGTGATGGTTTTAGCCACCGCTAAGACGTTTTTAATCAGCGGTGTGATCATTGTTCTCGGGTTCTGCTTGCACCCGTTCTTGGCACTTGTGAAGGAGAAACGATGGGCGAGATTCATCCCAGAGGAGACAAGACCAGTTTTAGAAGTTCCATCTGAGTCTCAGGTGGATGAAGAACATGGAGACGATGGGAGTTGTATAGTTTGTAGCACAGTAAGGTGTCTATGA